Genomic window (Rossellomorea aquimaris):
CTATCGGTCATCACTTACTCGTTAATGTCGAAGGTTTCGACCTTCTCGATGTTGTTTAATCCCTTTGATGAAAGACTCGCCACAGATAAAGCCGCGCTGTTCATCTCATCTGCCGTTGCCAGTGCATTGATGTAGCTGTACGATTTGTACACAATCTTAGGATTCCCCTTCTCATCCAGGCCATCATTGTAAGCCAACCGTATTCTCGTAGATTTCAAATCCGCTGTTGCCATGTGCCTCACCTCCCTTCACCCTTTATATAGGGGATAGGGAGAGTGAAGGACACCCCCGTTTGAAAAAAAAGAGGGACGGACCTCGACTCCTAGTACCAGCTCCTAGGAATAGAGGTCCGTCCCTCGTTCTTAATAAAGTTTTCCCTGTCTGTATAGAACCGTCGATAGTTTCATGACGGAGTGGATGTAGCAGTTTTGGCGAAGGGGGAATGGGTCGCCGAAGAATAGTGGCAGGACGGTGTCCATGGTCGTTTTCATTTTGTCGTAGAGGAGGTTGAATACTTCTTCCTCTGTGTAGAACTGGGTTTCCCGTCCTTGCAGCCATTCGAAATAGGAGACGATGACCCCGCCGGCATTCGCGAGGATATCAGGGATGATAATGACTCCTTGATCACTTAAATATTTATCCGCTTCCGTTGTAATCGGAGCATTGGCCCCTTCCACGATGATTTTAGCTTTTAATTTTTCAACATTATCCTTGTGCACCTGATCCTCTAATGCCGCTAACATCAGAACGTCTACATCTAAATAAAGAACCTCATCACGGTCACGGATTTCAGCCTTTACGCCGATTTCCTTCAACTGTTCATCCTTCGTGGGAAGATCTCCTTTATTCTTCATCGTGAACTCTACCAATGCCGGAATATCAAGACCATCCGAGTTGAACAACGTCACATTCCGGTCACTCACCGCCACCACTTTATTCTGTAAATGAGTGGATTGATAGGCTTCAAGTGCCGCAACCGACCCTACATTCCCAAACCCCTGCACTGAAATCGTCAAGGGACGGTCCTCGAAATCGAGAGCCGTTTTCGCAAAGACATTATCCGTCTTCGTCAATAGACTCTTCTGTTCCCTTACAAAATCATGAACCAGATAGCGGAATGTAAAGAAGACACCTTTTCCCGTCGCTTCCCTACGACCTAACGAACCGCCGTTCACAACACTTTTCCCCGTAAAGCTCCCTCTATAAGGCATTCCCGGCCGGATGCTCTTGTACTCCGCCATCATCCAGTCCATTTCACGTTCCCCCGATCCCATATCGGGAGCAGGAATATCTTTATCGGGTCCAAGGACATCGCTGAAATATTGGACATACTTCCTCGCAATCAGATGAAGCTCTTTCTCCGTATACTCACGGGGATTCAGGATGATCCCGCCTTTTCCCCCGCCGAATGGAACGTCATGAAGGGCATTCTTCAACGTCATCAAGGAAGCCAGATTCACGACCTCTTCCTCATTCACCGTCTCATGAAAACGAATCCCTCCCTTATATGGCCCGAGGGCATTATTATGCTGAACACGGAATGCAGGGATCCGGACCACCTTCTCATCCTCCAACGGAATCCTTAAATACGATTTATGTACGTGGTTCGGTGTCGATAGAATGGAAGTCAGCGACGTAAACGCTTTCTTTCTCGTCTCTCCTTTCACTTCGGGTAAAAAAGATCCGTCCTCTAATAAAGCATCCAATGACTTCTGAACAATATCTCTCGTTTGGCTGATCAAATCGGGTCCCTCCTATTGGTTTGAAGAAAATAATGGTATTTATTATAGTGTTACCCTGTCACACCTAGTTAAAAACGGCTATTCATAATCTGTTCATCAATAGACGTAAATAGGACATTTATATGATGTGACAACTACCATAATAAAGACCACTCTTACAGCTATTCAATTATATAAAACCATTTATAAAGAAATTCTGTCAGCGTAGAACGATTTAAAGTCCTATCGCATATCCCATTGTATTCTTCCCAAAATAAAGGAAACCTTGACAACCATCCCCAATATACTATAATTGTATTATTTATATTCCGACTAAACTAATATGAATTATAAGATAAGGGTGATGACATGTTTATACAGATCAACCATCTCAATAAGCAATACCTCGATAAGTCAGGAAAACCGACCGATGTACTGAATGATATAAATCTCGGGATAGATAAGGGTGAGTTTGTTTCAATCCTGGGACCTTCAGGATGCGGTAAATCCACTATCCTCTCCATCGTGGCAGGACTGACTACCTTGACTTCGGGAGAGATTCTTGCAGATGGAAATCCGATCAAGAAACCCGGAAAAGACCGGGGGATGGTTTTCCAGCAAGCGGCACTTTTTCCATGGTTGAGTGTGCGTGACAACGTAACGTTCCCTCTGAAAAAAGAGATGTCTAAGAAAGAGGCAAGACAGCAAGCCGCAAAGTACTTACATATGGTCCAGCTGGGAAACTATCAGGATCATTACCCTCATGAGCTATCAGGAGGAATGCAGCAGCGGGTGGCCATTGCACGGGCTCTCTCCATGAACCCGGAAATCCTTCTCATGGATGAACCATTCGGCGCACTGGATGAACAGACCCGCTCCCGCCTTCATCACCAGCTTGAAACGATTTGGATGGAAACGAAGAAAACCATCCTGTTCGTCACTCACAGTATCTCGGAATCTATTAAGCTTTCAGACCGGATCATCGTCATGGGTACCCGCCCCGGCACGATCTTGGCAGATATCAAAGTGGATCTCCCCCGTCCACGGGATGCCCATAAAGAGGAAATGGTAAAGATCGAAGAACATATCATGAGCTATTTAAAGAAGGAAATCGACAAAGTGATAAGTGAGGAATTGGCCTATGAACACAGCTCTTAAACGCATCATCTTTTTTGCCCTCATTATTGGCCTTTGGGAATCGGGATCACGATTCGGACTATGGACGGAAGTTGTCCTCCCCTCTCCCACTTCCGTTTTCCAGGCCCTATTTACTGGGATTGCCGATCAAACTTTGATCATTGACCTTTTTGCAAGCTTCAAACGCTTATTCATCGGATTGGGGATTTCCCTCGTTATCGGAACCAGCATCGGCGTTCTTCTCGCCAAATCCAAAACGGCCGACGATACACTGGGATCTTTACTACTAGCCTTCCAGAGTGTACCGAGCATTGTGTGGCTGCCACTGGCCATCATGTGGTTCGGCCTTAATGAAAAAGCCGTCATTTTCGTGGTCATCCTTGGAGGTACATTCGTCATGGCACTCAACATTCGAATGGGCATAAAAAACGTCTCTCCCCTCTTTTTGAAAGCAGCTCAAACGATGGGATCGAGAGGTTTGGACTTATTCATTCGAGTCATCTTCCCGGCATCGATCCCTTATGTGGTCACGGGTTCACGCCTTGCATGGGCCTTCGCCTGGAGAGCTTTAATGGCAGGGGAACTATTAAGCACCGGTCCAGGACTCGGCTACACTCTTCGATACGCATCAGACTTTGGTGACATGAGCCTGGTCATTGCCGTCATGATCATCATTGGAGTCATCGGAGCGATTGTGGATCAACTCATTTTCCAGCGCATTGAAAAATCTGTGATCAAGCGTTGGGGATTGGAGTCATAGGCATAGTCGGAAAAATGAGGCAGGTGATGGTGGCCTGCCTCTTTAATAAAAAACAGGAGGTTACAAAATGAAAAAAGCATTTCTACTCATGACGATTTTCTTT
Coding sequences:
- a CDS encoding ABC transporter permease, yielding MNTALKRIIFFALIIGLWESGSRFGLWTEVVLPSPTSVFQALFTGIADQTLIIDLFASFKRLFIGLGISLVIGTSIGVLLAKSKTADDTLGSLLLAFQSVPSIVWLPLAIMWFGLNEKAVIFVVILGGTFVMALNIRMGIKNVSPLFLKAAQTMGSRGLDLFIRVIFPASIPYVVTGSRLAWAFAWRALMAGELLSTGPGLGYTLRYASDFGDMSLVIAVMIIIGVIGAIVDQLIFQRIEKSVIKRWGLES
- a CDS encoding Glu/Leu/Phe/Val dehydrogenase — its product is MISQTRDIVQKSLDALLEDGSFLPEVKGETRKKAFTSLTSILSTPNHVHKSYLRIPLEDEKVVRIPAFRVQHNNALGPYKGGIRFHETVNEEEVVNLASLMTLKNALHDVPFGGGKGGIILNPREYTEKELHLIARKYVQYFSDVLGPDKDIPAPDMGSGEREMDWMMAEYKSIRPGMPYRGSFTGKSVVNGGSLGRREATGKGVFFTFRYLVHDFVREQKSLLTKTDNVFAKTALDFEDRPLTISVQGFGNVGSVAALEAYQSTHLQNKVVAVSDRNVTLFNSDGLDIPALVEFTMKNKGDLPTKDEQLKEIGVKAEIRDRDEVLYLDVDVLMLAALEDQVHKDNVEKLKAKIIVEGANAPITTEADKYLSDQGVIIIPDILANAGGVIVSYFEWLQGRETQFYTEEEVFNLLYDKMKTTMDTVLPLFFGDPFPLRQNCYIHSVMKLSTVLYRQGKLY
- a CDS encoding ABC transporter ATP-binding protein gives rise to the protein MFIQINHLNKQYLDKSGKPTDVLNDINLGIDKGEFVSILGPSGCGKSTILSIVAGLTTLTSGEILADGNPIKKPGKDRGMVFQQAALFPWLSVRDNVTFPLKKEMSKKEARQQAAKYLHMVQLGNYQDHYPHELSGGMQQRVAIARALSMNPEILLMDEPFGALDEQTRSRLHHQLETIWMETKKTILFVTHSISESIKLSDRIIVMGTRPGTILADIKVDLPRPRDAHKEEMVKIEEHIMSYLKKEIDKVISEELAYEHSS
- a CDS encoding DUF1659 domain-containing protein, whose amino-acid sequence is MATADLKSTRIRLAYNDGLDEKGNPKIVYKSYSYINALATADEMNSAALSVASLSSKGLNNIEKVETFDINE